The following are encoded in a window of Miltoncostaea marina genomic DNA:
- a CDS encoding recombinase family protein — translation MYKDTIDIGIYTRLSRDPDGTQTATARQASDCRELAAREGWRVVETYEDSDLSGYRRGVIRPDFERMLADVSSRRIRAIVVWKLDRLSRQPGQFEQVLDACALVGARIFSVHESADMTSPMGLAMMRIGMTFAALESETISLRTRRAKAEAADAGLPNGGGLRPFGLSKSKTELVPAEAALIREAAGRVIGGEGLRQIAADWEARGVVSSRGNPWTITALRRMLVNPRLSGARVHRGRVVPSDVIPAILEPAVAERVRHLLTREPASAYARQPRALSGLVRCSLCGERMKVKRRQKGDALYRCFRTPGQRACGRMVVTAEPLEELVGAALAEALSTPLLGAAIAQGEPSGEREELAALQERREALVNDHYVEGRLSRSEFLAAHAALTNLISASEDALGRQRQRELLGDLDPGETVAAAWSARDPVWKRAFASAYLERVVISPAAVRGRPRFDPARVELVWRR, via the coding sequence CGATGGAACGCAGACAGCGACTGCCCGTCAAGCAAGCGACTGTCGCGAGCTGGCCGCCCGGGAGGGATGGCGGGTCGTCGAGACCTACGAGGACAGCGACCTATCGGGTTACCGACGGGGCGTCATCCGGCCGGACTTCGAGCGGATGCTTGCGGACGTATCCAGTCGTCGCATCCGAGCCATCGTCGTCTGGAAGCTCGACCGGCTGAGTCGCCAGCCTGGCCAGTTCGAGCAGGTCCTCGACGCCTGCGCGCTCGTCGGCGCGCGAATCTTCAGTGTGCACGAGTCGGCCGACATGACCTCCCCGATGGGCCTCGCGATGATGCGGATAGGGATGACCTTCGCCGCTCTCGAATCGGAGACCATCTCGTTGCGCACCCGCCGGGCGAAGGCCGAAGCGGCCGATGCCGGCCTACCGAATGGCGGCGGGCTCAGGCCCTTCGGGCTGAGCAAGAGCAAGACGGAACTCGTCCCCGCCGAGGCGGCACTCATCCGCGAAGCGGCCGGGCGCGTCATCGGCGGGGAAGGTTTGCGGCAGATTGCAGCCGACTGGGAGGCGCGAGGTGTCGTCTCCTCCCGCGGCAACCCGTGGACGATCACGGCCCTTCGTCGGATGCTCGTCAACCCTCGTCTGAGCGGAGCGCGTGTCCATCGCGGGCGCGTGGTTCCGTCCGACGTCATCCCCGCCATTCTCGAACCTGCGGTCGCGGAGCGCGTCCGGCACCTCCTCACGCGTGAGCCGGCGTCCGCGTACGCTCGGCAGCCCCGAGCGCTGTCGGGGCTCGTGCGCTGCAGCCTTTGCGGGGAACGCATGAAGGTGAAGCGCCGTCAGAAGGGCGACGCCCTCTACCGATGCTTTCGGACCCCGGGTCAGCGCGCATGCGGCCGGATGGTCGTCACGGCCGAACCGCTCGAGGAGCTGGTTGGCGCTGCGCTGGCAGAGGCGCTCAGTACCCCGCTCTTAGGCGCCGCGATCGCTCAAGGCGAGCCCTCCGGCGAACGCGAGGAACTCGCGGCTCTGCAGGAGCGTCGAGAGGCACTGGTCAACGATCACTACGTCGAGGGCCGTCTCTCACGCAGCGAGTTCCTCGCCGCTCACGCCGCCCTGACGAACCTCATCTCGGCTTCCGAGGACGCGCTGGGGCGGCAGCGGCAGCGCGAGTTGCTCGGGGACCTCGACCCCGGCGAGACCGTCGCCGCCGCTTGGTCCGCCCGAGATCCAGTGTGGAAGCGCGCTTTCGCCAGCGCCTACCTGGAGCGTGTCGTCATCTCGCCGGCCGCTGTTCGCGGACGCCCGCGGTTCGACCCGGCGAGGGTCGAACTCGTGTGGCGCCGCTAG